TGGCCGAGCTGCACCCGAACGCCGCCCGGACGCTCGGTGACATCGGGGTCTACTCGCCACCGCTGTCGGGCTTCTTCACCGCGCCCGGTGAGTCCAGGGTCTGGGGTGGCCTGCACGAGGGTGCGCGAGCCGCGCTGCCCTGGCCGCCGGAGATGACCCTGCTGCCCGGCTTCGTGCTGTACGCGCTGGCCGCCGGTGGGCTCTTCTTCTCGGTGTGGCGGTTGCGGCACCGGCTGCTGCTGCTCGCCGGGGTGCTGGTCAGCATGGTCCTGTCGATGGGCACCGAGTTCTTCGGTGGCACCTGGACGTACGGGCCGCTCTTCGAGTACCTGCCCGGCTGGAACGGGATCCGGACCCCGGGCCGGCTGATGCTCTGGGCGACGCTGCTGCTCGGCCTGCTCGCCGCCGGCGCGGTGACCGCCTTCTGCATCCGGGTACGGGAACTCGCCGCCCAACGGATCCCGTCCTGGCCGGGGCCCTGGCTGCGGCTGGCGACCCTGCTGCCGCTGCTGCTGGTGATCGCGGAGGGTCTGAACGCCACCCCGCACCCGGTGGCGCCGCCCCAGCCGGCGGCGATGCGCAGCGTGGAGGGCCCGCTGCTGGTGCTGCCGAGCAGCCAGAACCACGACCAGCCGGTGATGCTCTGGACGACCACCCGGTTCCAGGACGTGGTCAACGGCGGCAGCGGCTTCACGCCGGCACAGTTGGAGGACGTCCGCCGGGTCACGTTGAGCTTCCCGGACCAGACCAGCGTCGACTACCTGCGCACCCTCAGCGTGGCCAACGTGGTGGTGGTCCGCGACCAGCTCGCCGGCACCCCGTGGGAGGTGACCGTCGACAACCCGGTCGAGCAGCTCGGCATCACCCGCGACGACCGGGGCGACGTGGTGATCTTCCGGCTGTGACGGCGGGTGCCACGGCTCAGGCCGGTACCGGCTCCTTCGGCGCTTCCACGGCGGCCGGGCGGCGTCGCCACCGGTCCACCCAGGGCGCGTCCTCGGCACCGTCGAGCACCCCGCCGTCGGGATCGTCCGGGTAGGTCGCCCGGACCGCGTCCCGCTCCGGGTGCAGCACCTCCCGGACGATCAGCACGCAGAGCAGCAGGACGGTGCCCCAGCGCAGTGCCGCGGCGAGCACGAACACCCCTTCGGGGAAGACCGGCGTACCGGTGGCCGAGCCGAGCAGCTCGCCGTAGAAGGCGACGAAGTAGCCGACCTCGGCCAGTTGCCAGGCCAGGAAGGCACCCCACTTGGGGCGGGCCAGCACCAGCAGCGGCAGCAGCCAGAGCACGAACTGCTGCGACCAGACCTTGCTGGTCAGCAGGAAGGCGGCGACGACGAGGAAGGCGAGCGGGGCCAGCCGGGGACGCACGGGCGCCCGGACCGCCAGCACGGCCACCCCGAGGCAGGCCAGCCCGAAGAGGGCGTACGACAGGTAGTTGAGGGTGTGCACGTTGGCGCTGAGCCAGTCGAACGGCCCCTGGGACCCCGGGTCGCCCAGGTTGATCCGGCCGTCGAGGTAGCGGCCGATGTACCAGAGGGTGCCCCAGTCGATCGGCCGGGTGCTGTTCAGCTCGAAGAACCGGTTCCAGCCCTCCGGGTAGAGCAACGCCACCGGCAGGTTCACCGCGACCAGGGCGGCCAGTCCGGTGCCGAGCGCGGTCAGTGCGGCCCGGACCCGACCGGAGCGCAACCCGAGCACCAGGATCGGGCCGAGGATGAAGATCGGCCACATCTTGGCCGCACCGGCCAGACCGAGCAGCAGACCGGCGGTCGCCGGCCGGCGACGGGCCCAGGCGAACAGCCCGAAGGCAGCCACCCCGATGGCGAGCAGGTCCCAGTTGACGGTGGCGGTCAGCAGCAGTGCCGGGGCCAGTGCGAAGAGGGCGGCGTCCCAGGGTCGTCGGCGGCGCAGGGCGAGGATCACCGCCACCGTGGCCACCGCGAGCACGCTCAGCACCAGGGCGTTCGCGTTGTACGCCCACTGCCCCTGGTTGATTTCCGGATTGTCCTTGCCGAGGTGATACACGGGCAGCCCGAGCACCCCCATGAAGGCCCCGGTGAGCACCGGATACTCGACCGGGTGGTCCCGGTAGGGCACCTTGCCCTCGTTGAGCCCCTCGGCGTAGTAGAGCGCCAGCACGTCGCTGTAGCAGAACCGGGTGTACTGCACGTTGTTCTGCCAGGCCCCGGAGTGGCAGGGCGACTTCTGCACCCAGTGCAGGGCGAGCGTCAGACAGACCAGGGCCAGCACGATCCGGGTGGCGGTCCAGAACCGGCGCTCAGCGGTGGCCGGACGGTCCAGTGAGGTCGCGTGATCACCCAGCGGACCGCCGATCAGCTCCGAGGTGCCCCGGACGAAACCGTCCGAGCGGGACGGGTGGTCGGTCCGTGTGGACCCGGCGTCGGTGTCGGCGGTGGGCTCGGTGCTCATGTCCAGTCATCCTGCCGTATCGACATCCGCGACAGAAGCTCCTCGGGCCGAACGACAGCGACCGGGGCGATTCATCCGCCAAGAGTCACCTTCCGCTCGCCGGAGCGCAGCAGCCCCAACCACTTCGGGCCGGGCACGGGGGCACGCCGCACACCAACGTGCCCCCGTGCCATCAGCGGGGGCGGGCCAGGCGTCGGGCCCTCTCCTGACGACTCGGCAAGGCAGGGTCGGCCACCGCGCCAGCGCCCCACAGACGTGAACCGACCCGTACGCCGGTTCCCAGTCGTTCCGACACTCGAATCAATGCCTTACTTCCGTCCCTGGCCACCAGGTGGAAGTGCGACGGTTTCACTGGGTCAAGATCACCTCCCCAGGCGACCGTGCCGTCACAGTCAACGAGAATGTCCCGCACGATCTGCTCGTGGTGCGGCCAAAGCCGCTCGCTCCCGCCGAGGGGGTAGGCCCTCGGGTGCAGGGCTATCGCTGTGCCCGAAAGGTAGTTTGACTCGAAGTTCGCCCCGACTCGCCGGTTGATGTGATGGCCAAGGACACCACCCCCCTCACCTGTGTCCAGTGGCGCAATTTCGTAGTGCCAGCGCCTCGCGACATGTAACAGCACTGCGGCTGCCCCGTGGCACAGGGGCACAGTAGCCAGGGAACCCTCGATCCGGAAGCGGCCGATGGCCTTCTGGTCGATCCGCCAACCGTTGGCGGAGATGCTCCGCTTCCAACTTTCGGATCCCTCGGCCCGCACAGGGACACCAGGTACGAGCACGAACGACCCAGCGCCTGCCGCCGCAGCGCCGAGCAGGTTGCGCCTCGAAACCATAGCAGTTCTCCTACTCACCATTGACGAGGAAGGAAACACCCGGGTCGGAGTTTTCTCGCCAGACGTTATGATCCAATCCCCATGCCGGCTGGAATTCGTACTCCCGAATCTGGTTAAACGACCAATTCTCGGGAAGAGGAAAACCGAGGTTCCCAGAAAACCCCCAGGACATACCGGAGACAAACGACCATCGCGCACCGACCTCATGGGTGATCCGGGAGCAAACGTTACGCGATCCATAGACCCCAAATAGGTACCGACCACCCAGCTCGGCGAATGCCGCCTTGACCCCTTGGAAGTAAGGCCTAATATTATTGTCGATGTCGACGTCTAATGCGTCATAATCTACCGCGAAGTAGATGCAGGCCCCTGCTGGAATACGGAATCCGACAGCCTTCTGGTGAGCTACTACCGCTTGGTCGTAACCCTTGACGAAGGTAAAGTTCATCAACTCCGTCCCGTTGTATTGAAAAATAGGATAGAAACGCATGCCCGCGTCGATAATCACCTGTGGCTCGTGCGGCCTGAGCGCCTTAGCCAGGTAATAGGGGTCACTTGGGGGAAGATGCTCATCGAGGTAGCGGCCCACAATTCGGTAGCCGGCTGCCTTTAGTTGAGCGGCCCGAGTAGCGGTGATCTCACGAATGCAGTCACAGCCGGCTGCGGGCCTTTCGGTGTCCCCGCAGGAGACGAGCAGCTGAGCCCAGGTCGTGTAGTCGTTGGTACTGGTAACCGGGATCTGCGAAAAACGCTGAAATGCTCGCACCCAGTCGAGGTGGGTGCTGGTGACAGTGTCCGTGCCTATGTCTTCGGGGCGATACATCAGAGGTGTCTGGGGGTTGCCAGGTAGCATAGTCGGGGAGTTGAAGTAGCATGCCGATCGGAAAAGATAGCGCAGGTCGCCGGCGAGCGGACCAGAGCCGACCCCCCTCAGACCAGTTTGAGTACCAGGACCGAAGTAGCCGTTGATCGAGCTCGGCGGGATCCCGATCTCGTACTGGACAGCCATCATGAAACCCTGCTGTACGTCCCGAGAATAGATCCCGTCACAGGGCACAAGTCCCATCGCGGGGATATCGATCTCGGCCACGTATCGCAGGTTCAGGCGCCGTTGGATTTTCTGGATGTTGATGTCGCCGCCGGGTACCAGCCGGAACTGGTCCATCCGAAGAAGCGCCTTGAGGATGTCCGGCCACATCGCGTGCCGCATTGTCGAATTGGTGTAGGATAGCCCGGTGTCGGTATAGAACTGCTCGATCGCCGTTTGCGACTCGCCACTCCATAGGGCGTGACTGGTAGAGGCCCAGTATCCCTTGCACCACAACGCGCCGTTGTAGATCCGAATAAGGTTGGAACGAGACTCTTGACTGGGAAGTAAGTTGCGGTTCTTGACGGCGTTATAGGTACCCGGCCCGAAGCTCTGGACCGTGGGAGAGATGCCGAGTTCGTGCTGAAGCGCCTGGGTTAGAGATAGGACGGTGGACCAACCGGTACGTCCGTTCTCGGGGCATCGAAGGTAACCCGGGGCATTCGCGTAGGTGCCGTTAACCCAACGTTGCGCTGCGAAAATCTGGTAATCTGCAAATCCCGACCAAGGTACGGCCGGGTCTATCGTGGATCCTTCAACGGCGTACATGGTCAGGTTTCCCGGGCATTCGGTCTCGTACCCAAACGAGTGTGGCAGGATCCGGAGACCAGTCCGCGTAGGTGCCGCCGTGCGCAGATGCTCGATGAGCGCCCGATAGGCGCGGAGCATCGACTCTGTCGGATGCTGGTTCGCACGCATTAATGCACAGATTGAGTAGAATCCCGCATTGCGTCCCAACCCGTCGACTAGCCCAGCGTTTCCAGCGTTCGCCTCGCCTCGCTCATACCCACGCCCCTCGTAAATATTGCCATGAGGACAGATTAAAAAGTTGTAGCCAATATCCCCTTCAAACTCACCACCGCCGACGTGATTTTCATAGACGTCGGCGATATCGCGCCGACAAGCCTCTTCGTTTGGATAGTCACCATTCAACTGGGCGTTGCCGCGATAGTGAATGAATACTCCACCAATTGGATTCCAGCTGTTGTTACTGCTGGGCAAGGGTGCCGCTGACGCATGCCCCCGTCGCCCCTCGTCGACGTATTGACCCCATTGAGCCCGAGCATGAATGGTTATAGCCATTAGTATCTTATCCCTTTGCGTTCCCCGGCAACCATTGCCCTTTATCAGTAGAGCAGAGGTAAAGCATCATCCTGTCGGCCGAACAAATATACCTAGTTCTAGATAAGTGACTGCCTACAGCCACCTCCGCAGGCGATCGGTCGCATCGTCAGCCCGACTAGATAGACACCAGCACGGTGTTATACCATCTCTGAATGAAGGCGCAGAATAGTCCAACGGGACCGAGGCAGGTATCTCGACTCAAGCCGACCTGGGTGGCACTTCTCGGAGTTATTGTCGTTGCTCTAATACTGATCATTCCTATCCGGATCTTCGGTGCCGGCAGCCACGAAAAAGAGAGCTGCGGCAATGCTTTTTCAACGGACTTGACAGCTTGGCAAAATGTGCCAGACGGGGATTACTGGGAAAGAGCACAGCAAGCCTGCAATAGTCAACGGATCACCCGTGTTGCATCAGCCACAGGGGTAGTTTCAGTAACATTTTTTGCAGTAATGCTCCTGGACACTCGCCGTCGAAAATCATCACATAAGCCCGAGAAAAACACTTGATCTAGCGAAGCGTATTATCTTGACCAAATTTGTGACCTCTAGAGGACTATTGTGGCCACAACTCTTACCAAGCAAGCCTTCAGGGTGTGGCCCACAATTTGTGGGCCACACCCTTCCCGTTAGTACTTCGAAGTACAGTATACGATGCGCTTGCGATCGTTGTAATAATCATTTTCAGTATCGTATTGATAAAAACACGCACGTGCGAGAAGGTTTTTGTCATTAGCCATTCTCGACCAAGAACCACCAGTAGTTCGGCTATCATATGAGGCGCGGAGGGTAGTTCCAGAACTATTGAAGCTCTGCACCAACACGCCGCTCAGCCAGCCAATGCTGCCCGTTTGTCGCCCCCAAGCAGTCCGGCACCACGGGCTGTACCTTAGCTCGACATAGGTCGCCGAGGCGACCGTCCGTGCATCCTGGTAACAACCACCGCTACCGCTACCTACGACGGCATTGTACGTCTGCGGGTCTTTGTTGTCGCAAGGACTGCCACATCCCACGCTATCTGCACTGGCACTGCCGGGAACGGCAAGCGTGGCCGCGACCACAGTAAGGACAGCCACCAATCCCAGCCGCACCCTACGCAGCTGACGAAAGACCGGCCTATCTGCAGGCTTTCGGCTTCTCAAGATCGTCGACCTCCACACAATTGGGTGTTTGAGCACTGTAGGACTCGATTCCGTCCGCCACCATTCAATCGTGGACACTCCACAAAAGACAGGGCTAGATTTCTCATCTGAGTCCAGGTAGGATCCGAGCACAGAGCGTTACAGGCACGACAGGCCGGAAACCTCACAGCAACACAATCTGAATGAAGGCAGTTAGGAAAGTTCTGATGCAATACGCCTATTGCCATTTACCTGCCGCCACAAAAGACGCGGTCCATTATCGGGCATCCGCCACTACAATGAGCAGCTTTGCAGTACTATTTTAATCGCCATGGCCGAGCCCAATGAGACTGATGGCGCGAATTATCTAAACGGCATTTCGCTTGCAGCGGATTAGAAGAGCACTCACCCATCGTCAAAGCAAATCTACGATGTGA
Above is a window of Micromonospora yangpuensis DNA encoding:
- a CDS encoding DUF2690 domain-containing protein; the protein is MLGSYLDSDEKSSPVFCGVSTIEWWRTESSPTVLKHPIVWRSTILRSRKPADRPVFRQLRRVRLGLVAVLTVVAATLAVPGSASADSVGCGSPCDNKDPQTYNAVVGSGSGGCYQDARTVASATYVELRYSPWCRTAWGRQTGSIGWLSGVLVQSFNSSGTTLRASYDSRTTGGSWSRMANDKNLLARACFYQYDTENDYYNDRKRIVYCTSKY
- a CDS encoding glycosyltransferase family 87 protein — protein: MSTEPTADTDAGSTRTDHPSRSDGFVRGTSELIGGPLGDHATSLDRPATAERRFWTATRIVLALVCLTLALHWVQKSPCHSGAWQNNVQYTRFCYSDVLALYYAEGLNEGKVPYRDHPVEYPVLTGAFMGVLGLPVYHLGKDNPEINQGQWAYNANALVLSVLAVATVAVILALRRRRPWDAALFALAPALLLTATVNWDLLAIGVAAFGLFAWARRRPATAGLLLGLAGAAKMWPIFILGPILVLGLRSGRVRAALTALGTGLAALVAVNLPVALLYPEGWNRFFELNSTRPIDWGTLWYIGRYLDGRINLGDPGSQGPFDWLSANVHTLNYLSYALFGLACLGVAVLAVRAPVRPRLAPLAFLVVAAFLLTSKVWSQQFVLWLLPLLVLARPKWGAFLAWQLAEVGYFVAFYGELLGSATGTPVFPEGVFVLAAALRWGTVLLLCVLIVREVLHPERDAVRATYPDDPDGGVLDGAEDAPWVDRWRRRPAAVEAPKEPVPA
- a CDS encoding glycoside hydrolase domain-containing protein, which produces MPSSNNSWNPIGGVFIHYRGNAQLNGDYPNEEACRRDIADVYENHVGGGEFEGDIGYNFLICPHGNIYEGRGYERGEANAGNAGLVDGLGRNAGFYSICALMRANQHPTESMLRAYRALIEHLRTAAPTRTGLRILPHSFGYETECPGNLTMYAVEGSTIDPAVPWSGFADYQIFAAQRWVNGTYANAPGYLRCPENGRTGWSTVLSLTQALQHELGISPTVQSFGPGTYNAVKNRNLLPSQESRSNLIRIYNGALWCKGYWASTSHALWSGESQTAIEQFYTDTGLSYTNSTMRHAMWPDILKALLRMDQFRLVPGGDINIQKIQRRLNLRYVAEIDIPAMGLVPCDGIYSRDVQQGFMMAVQYEIGIPPSSINGYFGPGTQTGLRGVGSGPLAGDLRYLFRSACYFNSPTMLPGNPQTPLMYRPEDIGTDTVTSTHLDWVRAFQRFSQIPVTSTNDYTTWAQLLVSCGDTERPAAGCDCIREITATRAAQLKAAGYRIVGRYLDEHLPPSDPYYLAKALRPHEPQVIIDAGMRFYPIFQYNGTELMNFTFVKGYDQAVVAHQKAVGFRIPAGACIYFAVDYDALDVDIDNNIRPYFQGVKAAFAELGGRYLFGVYGSRNVCSRITHEVGARWSFVSGMSWGFSGNLGFPLPENWSFNQIREYEFQPAWGLDHNVWRENSDPGVSFLVNGE